One genomic region from Clostridiales bacterium encodes:
- a CDS encoding V-type ATP synthase subunit A: MVMGKIIKISGPLIVADGMQDVKMYDVVHVSDKGLIGEVIELRGDKASIQVYEETSMLGTGEPVTSTEQPLSVELGPGLIGGIYDGIQRPLEKLQALSGDRIDRGVSAHALDHEKKWEFTPVVKKGDAVQAGDVIGTVQENEVITHRIMVPYGVSGKIDSIKSGAFTVEQTVAVVNDGKKKHDVRMHQYWPVRRGRPYIEKLPPVEPLITGQRVVDTLFPIARGGVAAVPGPFGSGKTVLQHALAKWSDADIIVYVGCGERGNEMTDVLNEFPELIDPKTNQPLMKRTVLIANTSDMPVAAREASIYTGITIAEYYRDMGYSVAIMADSTSRWAEALREMSGRLQEMPGEEGYPAYLSSRLAEFYERAGTVRLLGSKERTGSVTAIGAVSPPGGDMSEPVSQATLRIVKVYWGLSSALAYKRHFPAIDWLVSYSLYSDRLAEWFSRNVDQQFNAYRTEISKILQDEARLDEIVRLVGMDALSPRDRLTMEAAKSVREDYLHQNSFHEVDTYTSLKKQFKMLKLIVDYYHQGQRALDRGVGVDDILGVPCREQIGRAKYVVETDMAKLDTLHDEMVQQLAELKQEND; the protein is encoded by the coding sequence ATAGTTATGGGTAAAATCATCAAAATAAGCGGACCGCTTATCGTAGCGGACGGTATGCAGGACGTCAAGATGTACGACGTGGTACACGTGTCAGACAAAGGACTTATCGGCGAGGTAATCGAATTGCGCGGCGATAAGGCGTCCATACAGGTATACGAGGAAACGAGTATGCTCGGCACGGGCGAGCCCGTGACCTCGACCGAACAGCCGCTGTCCGTCGAGCTCGGTCCGGGGCTTATCGGCGGTATTTACGACGGTATTCAGCGCCCGCTCGAAAAGCTTCAAGCATTGTCGGGCGACCGCATCGACCGCGGCGTTTCCGCGCACGCGCTCGACCACGAAAAGAAGTGGGAGTTCACGCCCGTCGTTAAGAAAGGCGATGCCGTTCAGGCAGGCGACGTTATCGGCACGGTGCAGGAGAACGAGGTTATCACGCACCGCATAATGGTGCCTTACGGCGTAAGCGGCAAGATCGACAGCATTAAGAGCGGCGCGTTCACCGTTGAGCAGACCGTTGCGGTCGTAAACGACGGCAAGAAAAAACACGACGTACGTATGCATCAGTACTGGCCGGTGCGGCGCGGCAGACCGTATATTGAAAAGCTTCCGCCAGTGGAACCGCTTATTACCGGTCAGCGCGTAGTCGATACGTTGTTTCCTATAGCGCGCGGCGGCGTGGCTGCCGTTCCTGGTCCGTTCGGCTCGGGCAAGACCGTTTTACAGCACGCGCTCGCTAAGTGGAGCGACGCGGATATAATCGTATACGTAGGCTGCGGCGAACGTGGCAACGAGATGACAGACGTTCTCAACGAGTTCCCCGAGCTTATCGATCCCAAAACGAATCAACCGCTCATGAAGCGCACCGTGCTTATAGCCAATACTTCTGATATGCCGGTTGCGGCGCGCGAGGCTAGTATTTATACGGGTATCACGATCGCCGAGTATTACCGCGATATGGGCTACTCGGTAGCTATCATGGCGGACAGTACTTCGCGCTGGGCGGAAGCGCTCCGCGAAATGAGCGGACGGCTTCAAGAAATGCCGGGCGAGGAAGGCTATCCCGCATACCTTTCGAGTAGGCTCGCGGAGTTCTACGAGCGCGCGGGCACGGTTAGGCTTTTGGGCTCTAAGGAGCGCACGGGCTCCGTTACCGCCATAGGCGCGGTGTCTCCTCCCGGCGGCGATATGTCAGAGCCCGTCAGCCAAGCGACTTTGCGTATAGTCAAGGTGTATTGGGGGCTATCGAGCGCGCTTGCATACAAGCGGCATTTCCCCGCGATCGACTGGCTCGTCAGCTACTCGCTGTACTCGGATAGGCTTGCCGAATGGTTCTCGCGTAACGTCGATCAGCAGTTCAACGCCTACCGTACCGAGATAAGCAAAATCTTGCAGGACGAGGCGCGACTTGACGAGATAGTAAGGCTCGTCGGTATGGACGCTCTTTCGCCGCGCGACAGGCTCACTATGGAAGCGGCAAAATCGGTGCGCGAGGACTACCTGCACCAAAACTCCTTCCACGAGGTCGACACCTATACCTCGCTCAAAAAGCAGTTTAAAATGTTAAAGCTTATAGTCGACTACTACCACCAGGGTCAGCGGGCGCTCGACCGCGGCGTGGGCGTGGACGATATTCTCGGCGTGCCCTGCCGCGAGCAGATAGGTAGAGCCAAGTACGTGGTAGAGACCGATATGGCTAAGCTCGATACGTTGCATGATGAGATGGTGCAGCAACTTGCCGAACTCAAACAAGAAAACGATTAA
- a CDS encoding V-type ATP synthase subunit F, with product MEKTGKIAVIGDSESATAFLAIGAAVYKVDNEYAAADTLREISKSGEYAVILVTENYAAKMEALMQKLKSKTYPVVLSIPGSMGSNGFGLAGVKKDVEKAVGVDILF from the coding sequence TTGGAAAAGACAGGTAAAATTGCGGTAATAGGCGACAGCGAGAGCGCAACGGCGTTTCTTGCGATCGGCGCGGCGGTGTACAAGGTCGATAACGAGTACGCGGCGGCGGATACGCTTCGCGAGATAAGTAAGAGCGGCGAGTATGCGGTTATACTCGTTACCGAGAACTACGCCGCCAAAATGGAAGCGCTTATGCAAAAACTTAAAAGCAAGACCTATCCCGTTGTGTTAAGTATTCCGGGCTCTATGGGCTCGAACGGGTTCGGGCTTGCAGGCGTCAAGAAGGACGTCGAAAAAGCCGTAGGAGTTGATATATTGTTTTAG
- a CDS encoding V-type ATP synthase subunit B, producing MRKEYRTIREVVGPLMLVEQVEGVKYNELVKITQNGTDEVRLGRVLEVDGDKALVQLFAPSRGLKIADAKAQFTGKAIELKASHDMLGRVFDGMGNPIDGGAEILPEKSLDINGSPLNPASRDYPNEFIQTGVSAIDGLNTLVRGQKLPVFSASGLPHADLAAQIARQAKVKNTDDKFAVVFAAMGITYEESEFFINDFRRTGAIDRTVMYLNLANDPAVERINTPRMAMTAAEYLAFDCDMHVLVIMTDITNYAEALREISAARREVPGRRGYPGYLYTDLATIYERAGRIRGKKGSITLIPILTMPEDDKTHPIPDLTGYITEGQIILSRELYKKGFNPPIDVLPSLSRLKDKGIGKGKTRKDHADTMNQLFSAYSRGKDAKELSAILGDAALTDVDKLYAKFAEEFEKKYINQGFDANRSIEETLDIGWELLRILPRSELKRIRDEHLDEFYDAKK from the coding sequence ATGCGTAAAGAATACCGTACGATTAGAGAGGTTGTAGGTCCGCTCATGCTCGTAGAGCAAGTAGAGGGCGTTAAGTACAACGAGCTTGTTAAAATCACGCAGAACGGCACGGACGAGGTTCGGCTCGGGCGCGTTCTGGAAGTAGACGGCGATAAAGCGCTCGTTCAGTTATTCGCGCCCAGTCGCGGCTTGAAGATAGCCGACGCAAAGGCGCAGTTCACGGGCAAGGCGATCGAGCTTAAAGCGTCGCACGATATGCTCGGGCGCGTGTTCGACGGCATGGGTAATCCCATTGACGGCGGCGCGGAGATCCTGCCCGAAAAGAGCCTTGATATTAACGGCAGCCCGCTCAATCCCGCAAGCCGTGATTATCCCAACGAGTTCATTCAAACGGGCGTGAGCGCGATAGACGGGCTTAATACGCTCGTGCGAGGACAAAAGTTGCCCGTGTTCTCGGCTTCGGGTCTGCCGCACGCCGACCTTGCCGCGCAGATAGCAAGGCAAGCCAAGGTCAAAAACACCGACGATAAGTTCGCCGTCGTGTTCGCGGCAATGGGTATCACCTACGAGGAAAGCGAGTTCTTTATTAACGATTTCAGGCGCACGGGCGCTATCGACCGCACGGTCATGTATCTTAACCTTGCGAACGACCCTGCCGTTGAGCGTATCAATACTCCGCGCATGGCAATGACTGCCGCCGAGTATTTGGCGTTCGATTGCGATATGCACGTGCTCGTTATTATGACCGATATAACAAACTACGCGGAAGCGCTTCGAGAGATCTCTGCGGCGCGCAGAGAGGTGCCGGGGCGGCGCGGCTATCCCGGATATTTGTACACCGACCTTGCGACCATCTACGAGCGCGCGGGGCGTATACGCGGCAAGAAGGGCTCTATAACGCTTATACCCATTCTTACCATGCCCGAGGACGACAAAACGCATCCCATTCCCGACCTTACTGGGTATATTACCGAGGGGCAGATAATTCTCTCGCGCGAGCTGTACAAAAAAGGCTTTAACCCGCCGATCGATGTTCTTCCCAGCCTGTCGCGACTTAAAGACAAGGGCATAGGCAAGGGCAAGACGCGCAAGGATCACGCCGATACCATGAACCAACTGTTCTCGGCGTACTCGCGCGGCAAGGACGCCAAAGAGCTTAGCGCGATACTCGGCGACGCAGCACTTACCGACGTAGATAAGCTGTACGCCAAGTTTGCCGAGGAGTTCGAAAAGAAGTATATCAATCAGGGCTTCGACGCTAATCGCAGTATCGAGGAAACGCTCGATATCGGCTGGGAGCTATTAAGGATATTGCCGCGTAGCGAGCTTAAACGCATACGCGACGAGCACCTCGACGAGTTCTACGACGCTAAGAAATAG
- a CDS encoding V-type ATP synthase subunit D — protein MARLNVNPTRMELRRLKDRLKTAERGHKLLKDKSDEMVRQFLVLIKENKRLREEIEGEIADALKAFAFAGGVPLDVVQAIALPTLTAKITVGSKNVMGVDVPFMTTERVGEVQLPYALCSAPAELDDAVLKLTALTDKILHLAEVEKTCNMLADEIEKNRRRVNALEYVMIPQLQETIKYILMKLDENERAAIVRLMKVK, from the coding sequence ATGGCAAGACTGAACGTTAATCCTACGCGCATGGAATTGCGTAGGCTCAAAGACAGGCTTAAAACCGCCGAGCGCGGGCATAAGCTGCTCAAAGACAAGTCGGACGAAATGGTTCGGCAGTTTTTGGTGCTTATTAAAGAAAACAAGCGACTTCGCGAGGAGATAGAAGGCGAGATAGCCGACGCGCTTAAAGCGTTCGCGTTCGCGGGCGGTGTGCCGCTCGACGTCGTTCAGGCTATTGCGTTGCCTACTCTTACCGCTAAGATCACGGTCGGGAGCAAGAACGTTATGGGCGTGGACGTGCCGTTCATGACGACCGAGCGCGTGGGCGAGGTGCAGCTGCCGTACGCGCTGTGCTCCGCGCCTGCCGAGCTCGACGACGCTGTGCTCAAACTGACCGCGCTGACCGATAAGATCCTGCATCTTGCCGAGGTCGAGAAAACGTGTAATATGCTCGCTGACGAGATAGAGAAGAACCGCAGGCGCGTGAACGCGCTCGAATACGTTATGATCCCGCAGCTTCAAGAAACTATCAAGTATATCCTAATGAAGCTCGACGAGAACGAGCGCGCCGCTATCGTGCGTTTGATGAAAGTTAAATAG
- a CDS encoding helix-turn-helix transcriptional regulator, translated as MFGTRLKELRADRGLSQQALAQQIRVSQKAIDYWERGVNEPKATYIVLLADFFGVSTDYLLGRTDII; from the coding sequence ATGTTTGGAACTCGGTTAAAAGAGTTGAGGGCAGATCGCGGTCTGTCGCAGCAAGCGCTCGCTCAACAAATAAGGGTAAGCCAAAAAGCTATCGATTATTGGGAAAGGGGCGTAAACGAGCCGAAGGCAACCTATATAGTTTTGCTCGCGGACTTTTTCGGCGTATCGACGGATTACCTACTGGGGCGCACCGATATTATTTAA